The sequence CGGCGTCGCGCGGCGAAGCGAGCGTGCAACCAAGGCCCTTCAGTTCCTGATCGGTCAACTCGATGAACAGATTGCCGAGCGCCACGCTCTTGTCACGCAGCACGTCGAGATCGACGCCGTCGAATGCTTCGAGCGCACTCTCCAGTGCAATCACGCCAAGTTGCGGCGCAGTGCCGGTCAACATGCGGTCGATGCCCGCATGCGGCGCGTAGTCGTGCGTGAACTCGAACGGCTTCGAATGGCCGTGCCAACCCGTCAGCGGTTGACGCACCGCTTCGACATGGCGCGACGCGACGAACACAAATGCCGGTGCACCTGGGCCACCGTTCAGATACTTGTAGCCGCAACCCACCGCGAAGTCGGCGTCGCAGCGGTTCAGGTTCACCGGCATCGCACCCGCCGAATGGCACAGATCCCACACAATCAACGCGCCGGCCTCATGCGCCTGACGTGTCACCGCTTTCATGTCGTAGCGCTTACCGGTCTTGTAATTGACGTGTGTGAGCGACACGATCGCCACGGTATCGTCGATGGCCGCGACAATGTCGTCCGGATCGACGCAACGCAGCTCGCACCCCGTCATCTCAGCGACGCTCGAAGCGATATACACGTCAGTCGGAAAATTGGTTCGTTCGGCAAGAATCACGTTGCGGCCTGGGCGCATGCGCGTGGCCGCCACCAGCACCTTGAACAGATTCACCGAGGTCGAATCGGCAACGATCACTTCGTCCTGTCCCGCGCCGATCAGCCTGGCGATCTTGTTGCCGGTGCGCTGCGGCGCCGGATACCAGTCGGCGTCATTCCACGAGCGGATCAATCCGTGTGCCCATTCCTGCTTCAGGGCCCGTTCAATACGCGAGGGCACATTCGCGGGCATCGCGCCCAGCGAGTTGCCATCGAGGTAAATCGTGTCGGCCGGCAAATCGAAGCGCGCGCGGCAGTGGGCCAAGGTGTCGGCAGCGTCGAGCGCGGCGCAGTGTTCGCGGGTAATCATCTGGCTAATTTCCTGTTTGTTCTTATTGCAATTGCAAAGCCTGTGGCGCGTGCTGCTTAGGCGGCGTGTGCAACCGTCGTGGGCAAATCGAAAAAGCGTTGCGCGTTGGCGCCAAGAATCTTCACCTTGGCCGTGTCGCTCAGTTGCGGGTGATGGGCGAC comes from Burkholderia sp. GAS332 and encodes:
- a CDS encoding Kynureninase codes for the protein MITREHCAALDAADTLAHCRARFDLPADTIYLDGNSLGAMPANVPSRIERALKQEWAHGLIRSWNDADWYPAPQRTGNKIARLIGAGQDEVIVADSTSVNLFKVLVAATRMRPGRNVILAERTNFPTDVYIASSVAEMTGCELRCVDPDDIVAAIDDTVAIVSLTHVNYKTGKRYDMKAVTRQAHEAGALIVWDLCHSAGAMPVNLNRCDADFAVGCGYKYLNGGPGAPAFVFVASRHVEAVRQPLTGWHGHSKPFEFTHDYAPHAGIDRMLTGTAPQLGVIALESALEAFDGVDLDVLRDKSVALGNLFIELTDQELKGLGCTLASPRDAGQRGSQVSLGHAEGYAIMQALIARNVIGDFRAPDILRFGFAPLYVRYVDIWDTIAQLKDIISTGAWNTDEFKARKSVT